The Salvelinus alpinus chromosome 10, SLU_Salpinus.1, whole genome shotgun sequence genome includes the window AGGataacgacccaaagcacacagccaagacaacgcaggagtggctttgggacaagtctctgaatgtccttgagtggcccagccagagcccggacttgaacctgatcgaacatctctggagagacctgaaaatagctgtgcagcaacgctccccatccaacctgacagagcttgagaggatctgcagagaagaatgggagaaactccccaaataaaggtgtgccaagcttgtagcgtcatagccaagaagactcgagcctgtaatcgctgcaaatgctgtttcaacaaagtactgaatattgggtctaaatacttatgtaaatatgatatttcagttaaaaaataattatacatttgcaaaaatgtctacaaacttgtttttgcttcgtcattattgggtattttagattagattgatgagggggaaaaaactatgtattacattttagaataaggctgtaactgtaGGAGCGAAACTCATGCCAATGATTGTATTTCCAATATTCGGACTGACCACTTTGAAGTGTTGAGACAGAAAAACATATATAACGAATAAGACATATGTGAGCAAAATATCTATTAGACTACAGTAAAAACATAATGTCAGCAGAAAAGACATATGGAATTCATCACCAGACATGTAGAAATTGCATGTCAGCAGGAAAGGTACGTATATGAAGCTGAAAACCAAACACGTACAAACAGGGTGTCAGCAGAAAATGTAACAAAGAAACCATGGttgtactgatctaggatcatcgGAAAATAACTAATAATGGAATCATATGTATGCAATAAATGTATGCTTTTTTGTATCACAACCAGGGCCCCACCACCAGACTGGAAGATAATGGTGGCGCAAGGCCAAGGGGAGTTACTCATATACATACAAGGGAGTGACTATATGTGTTATGTAAAGAAGGAAAACTAGACAGAGCTCTGTGATGGGAAGGGGGGTTGTTCCATGGAATTGCTTGGCTCTGTTACTTTGTAATGAAGTCTAATTGAATTTACAAGTTCCGGTATCTGTGAAATATTTTGAGTCAATATTCCACAAtataaactaacaaaatgtggaaaaagtcaaaggatctgaatactttccgaaggcactgtatatagactataCTACCTTACAGGACATTTACTATACACTTTCTTTTTACAGTAACTGTATACATTTTACAGTAATATCCCTTTCATACACATACCAAAATCCCACTAATTTACCATGCCTGCATTTTTATACCAGCTTTTAGTTTTTCTAACCAGGTTTCCTGCTAAcatttttatgcgagtaaagtacatgtcggataaaaaatGTCAAGACAGGCTTGATGGAAACAACTAATTTGtcagtaaactttccaaatgtcgacaataCAAAATACTCTAGACAAGATGGGATCGTTGTTTGTCAAATTAATTATGTGGGAAATGGCAGTGGAAACtcttatgtgcaaatattgatataacaaCCCTCATatggaagtaaacttggagtcacgtgatgacatggtgtgtggtcctcctcCTACGACTCAGAAAAACAtgtagtttattaggctacagatgaaataagttatgatgaactttacAGGGTGCTGAAAGTGTGATGGGCTTTATGCTCTTTTCCAATAAATcccgagggtcttattctggtgacatgatgatcgatgcttggctgccgttcgACAAACAAAACTGATCTGGCTCTTTTGTCAATAagaatctcatcatgtaggcacTGTATCTGCGATAGAGCGTACATGCCAATACCTGAGTGGGTACATTCGTTATATAACTCAACACGTttagtgacaaaaccatcagtagagttgaaaatgcaatggattttttttttacttgtatgttttattctgtacatggtaattTAACTACAAAAGTAAATTGTATGTGCACTCCATCCTAACGCACAGACTTTTATcagcaacaagtcaatttgatggaaacatgtccggtgggaaaatgtgcatattttttttACGTGCATTTTAGAATATTCACGTCTGTCGCCAGTTGAATGGAAACCTAGCTTATGAAAGGTGTAGAAAGCATGGAAAATAAAAACCACCTAAAGACCTAGTCATGGTTCCTGCATTTTCACAGACCCTGTAAACAAAATACAGGAATGAATCTGTGTGaatgtttctctttgcttttttgcaGGTAAATGAATTAACACTTCATTGTTTAACCCCTCCCTAATTTGAAATGCAaacagcccccatggtttaaAAACACTCTCCACCCCTCTGATTTTGCCAGTTACTCACTGATATGTATAAAGGGGTATACCTGCAAGAAAGTGGTAAATAAATGCTTGGTGCGGTTAGCTCGGCCGCATCTGTCCTCTCATTTCAGGTCTCCATGTCTTTCAGCCAGGGACATGTAGCACTCCTTCAGGCTGTCCACAAACACCTTCAGTTCACACTGTCTCCGTCTCATTTTCATGTCCTTTGTGCTCCtgcatctctcctttctctctcgtcCCTGCTGTTTCCCACTGTCcaacctctcccctccctccgtggtccctctgttctcctccgtcctctctttctcccccaccGTTTGTCCTCCTGGCTTCTTCTTCTTTCTCCTCTGATGCTGATGGGTTGTGTGCTGTTCTTGTGAACTCCTCTGGGCGTTGAGAAACCAGAACATTGACAACACAATAATAATATGGTCAATCAATATCTATGGTCAGGAATAATACAGTGATTAGATGTAAGGAGAGAATCTCAACATGCATAAGAAAGACATTCTGTAAGTGTAGTTGGTTTAATAGTTGGTAACGTTAGTTCTACTAATGAATGGATCTCACCTGTTTTCTAGGACAGTAGCGGCCCAGTGAGCACAGGATTTCTCTCTTGAGCCTCTCTAGCTTAAAGAGCCTAATGGGTCTGGTATCGCTACACATCATGTTGTAAATAAACTGTCTCTCCTACAAAAACAATGTGACCAGAGCAATGATTTAGATGGAAGGAAGTCAAGAGTAGATTTTTCGAAGAAACGGTGGATTGTTCAGAATGTTGTAAATACTCACGTTATCCTTCTCACATTCAGGCATTTCTCTTGTGCAGCTTTCATGAGACACTTTTAATGATTCAGGGATGTTGTTCTCCTAGGAGTGAGAGCAGAGATCTCAGTTTAACACAGTTTAAAATCCATAACCTCTATTGATATCTCAATGGCAACATGAAAACGCATTGTCCATCGTGTTACTTACAAGGTTCTGAAGGAGCAGGGAGATGACAGACTCGTAGTCCTCAGCGATCTCTCTCATAGTCCGGTTGCTGTCACAAGACAACACCAGAGGTAGCAGCATGAGAGAAAAGACAGAGGTGCCAAgaagatgctgtgtgtgtgtgtgtgggtgtgagagagagagagacatacagagagacaaatagagagagagacagagagacagaaaggtgTACAAAAATCAGTCTTGTAGCATTATTCACACCAGTTAAAATAAGACGTTTTTGTCTTGATCTATTCATACTTTACCGATCCAGGTGAGTGCCATTgagttctctttttttttttttacaagggaTCTCTGGTCTGGCAGTAGCCTAGCCTACTGTGGAACTACAGACGGGTGGTCGCATGTTTTCTGAATTCATGTTTTCTGAATTATAAAAAAAATGCCAAAACACCTTTGTTTGCTTACACAAAAGCCTAGACTAGAGCATAATAATGCTAGGCTATTTTGTCAGGACTGCTTTCAACAATATcagcgttctctggaaaataatgaactCTGTGGAATGTGTGTTCCACGACGAACTAGCGGAGTGGAACTGACCTTCCACAGTGTTGaaattattttccagagaatgtATAGAGCCatgagttgattatcccttttataccatggctataatttaacacatttgccacaaaaaaatgtgttcatttgccagtatacatttttcaacatccactgaagtagctagcaagtttactagatagctacagtagttgcagttggtaaccaaacagacttgctagATAAGCTAACCAAacagtcctagcttgctattatgaaaatcgaattcaacaataCTAATACTGTTTTCAAATTGACTTCTGCTTTCAAAATCTGCTCAAACAAAACGTGTAAAAATTAACTAAAGCCATTGAATTATACCGTGCAAATATACCGTGATTTTATAGGAAATTATACAATCGgttggtctaatcctgaatgctgattggttaaaaccgcattccagccggtgtctattccacaagttaccaccggctaaatctatgatgttgaaatgcctatttactctgttccatctgactgcgcaatccactgtctcatcagcccattTAGTTTTtaacagtggagatttgtataaaccttgttgtctgtctctctgacatatGCAATATTGTtttaatattcaaattcgatctccagctgttgcatagtaatgaacgtgtcgggagtcaggatgagacagacaggcaggcagcttttctcagccagtcaaaatcatcAATCGGCATCATTTTTTTCGGAGgctgcagtctttccagcttcagtttgaagtgattgtgttagctgtgttgttggctagctcctctgaacaacactgTCCTGACAAGAGAGCACatgttctatgccaggtgaaatctcacatcattagctcattgttatggatgtatccaaataaatatcaatagaaaacagtttaaacaaacgcaaatgcagatactttgttgttattctggctgcactgttagacatgactgtaaattagccatagttggctagctaggcagcaaaggataagaacgttgccagccagtctGGCAATAGAGCATTTAGAACGAACAACTGGATTGTATCCATAGAAACAGATTAAATTGACaacaactgggtcgcgtctctggcaaccgaaccaatagaacgaacgacGAGCCGGCATGGGTAGTAACCCTAGATATGGGTcagggactatatcttgtggaaggatgaaatagtatgaataaattaatcaaaataaagtttttactgaaaatatgtaaatcatttacattttagtaatttagcagaagctcttatccatatggctaatataccaagGCCAAGGGCTggtcttatgcacgacgcaacgcagagcctggtatattggccatatagtatcataaacccccgaggtgccttattgctattataaagtggtaaccaacgtaattagagcagtagaaaataaatgttttgtcatacccgtggtatacgcgCTGATAtaacacggctttcagccaaCCAGCATTGATTATATTATGGTGTTTATAATTCTGTACCTCATAACTGAACTTTGGCTAGATATGCAGTCGtctattgtttctaacctaccatTTGTATGTAGGCTACTTGGTTCATATTCACAAAAAGGTGCCACTCCCACCACATTTACAAAAGTTGTCATAAATTGTA containing:
- the LOC139531540 gene encoding uncharacterized protein isoform X2 is translated as MREIAEDYESVISLLLQNLENNIPESLKVSHESCTREMPECEKDNERQFIYNMMCSDTRPIRLFKLERLKREILCSLGRYCPRKQRSSQEQHTTHQHQRRKKKKPGGQTVGEKERTEENRGTTEGGERLDSGKQQGRERKERCRSTKDMKMRRRQCELKVFVDSLKECYMSLAERHGDLK
- the LOC139531540 gene encoding uncharacterized protein isoform X1, whose product is MGGFQESLTSKTPSVDSLVKCCRACLSLGWSMSGPKLQHLLGTSVFSLMLLPLVLSCDSNRTMREIAEDYESVISLLLQNLENNIPESLKVSHESCTREMPECEKDNERQFIYNMMCSDTRPIRLFKLERLKREILCSLGRYCPRKQRSSQEQHTTHQHQRRKKKKPGGQTVGEKERTEENRGTTEGGERLDSGKQQGRERKERCRSTKDMKMRRRQCELKVFVDSLKECYMSLAERHGDLK